One window of Microcoleus vaginatus PCC 9802 genomic DNA carries:
- a CDS encoding bifunctional folylpolyglutamate synthase/dihydrofolate synthase → MNAESILQSYQHFGVHLGLERIHQLLEKLDNPHKQVPIIHVAGTNGKGSVCAYLSSVLTEAGYRVGRYTSPHLIDWTERICINQKPISPTELQQCLERVVAATENNTETPTQFEIITAAAWLYFAEQKTDIAVIETGLGGRLDATNVCETPLASVITSISLEHWQILGPTLADIAGEKAGILKSKCPAVIGELPESARIVVEKRIQELDGPATWVKPAIDLGQGFAEYQFNQNADKIKYQLPLLGKIQLMNSAIAIATLQILQNQGWQISQTAIENGIAKTQWPGRLQQTTWKNRNLLIDGAHNPAAAIALREYVDNLNSSQPINWVIGILATKDCDDILKALLKKGDRLYLVPVPDHNSSSPAELAALAQIICPELTLCQAFSDLTTALDAAVTGDNLTILCGSLYLVGYFLQQQQSQA, encoded by the coding sequence ATGAATGCAGAATCCATCCTTCAATCTTACCAACATTTCGGCGTCCATCTTGGACTTGAAAGAATTCACCAACTTCTCGAAAAACTAGACAACCCCCACAAACAAGTACCCATTATCCACGTTGCCGGCACCAATGGCAAAGGTTCCGTTTGCGCTTATCTCTCTTCCGTACTAACAGAAGCAGGCTATCGAGTTGGACGCTACACATCTCCGCACCTAATTGATTGGACAGAAAGAATTTGCATCAACCAAAAACCGATTTCCCCAACAGAATTGCAACAGTGTCTAGAACGAGTTGTAGCCGCCACCGAAAACAACACCGAAACTCCCACTCAATTTGAAATAATCACCGCAGCAGCTTGGCTGTATTTCGCCGAACAAAAAACAGACATCGCAGTGATAGAAACTGGATTGGGCGGTAGATTAGATGCGACTAACGTTTGCGAAACACCTCTCGCTAGCGTCATTACTTCTATCAGTCTCGAACACTGGCAAATACTAGGCCCCACCCTCGCAGATATTGCTGGGGAAAAAGCGGGAATTCTCAAATCAAAGTGTCCGGCAGTTATCGGAGAATTGCCAGAATCAGCTAGAATAGTAGTAGAAAAACGCATTCAAGAATTAGACGGTCCGGCAACTTGGGTAAAACCAGCAATAGATTTAGGACAAGGGTTCGCCGAATATCAGTTTAATCAAAATGCGGATAAAATAAAATATCAATTGCCGCTGCTGGGAAAAATTCAACTAATGAATTCAGCAATTGCGATCGCAACTTTGCAAATTCTCCAAAACCAAGGATGGCAAATTTCCCAAACCGCCATCGAAAACGGTATCGCCAAAACCCAATGGCCCGGAAGACTCCAGCAGACAACTTGGAAAAACCGCAACCTATTAATTGACGGCGCGCACAATCCAGCCGCAGCGATCGCCCTGCGTGAATATGTCGATAATCTTAACAGTTCCCAACCGATTAACTGGGTAATTGGGATTCTGGCTACCAAAGACTGCGACGATATTTTGAAAGCATTACTCAAAAAGGGCGATCGACTTTACCTAGTACCCGTACCCGATCACAACTCATCATCCCCCGCAGAATTAGCCGCCCTAGCTCAAATTATCTGCCCCGAATTAACTCTCTGTCAAGCCTTCTCCGACTTAACAACAGCTTTAGATGCTGCTGTTACAGGCGACAACCTAACAATCCTTTGCGGTTCGCTTTATCTCGTCGGCTATTTTCTGCAACAACAACAATCCCAAGCTTAA
- a CDS encoding Uma2 family endonuclease: protein MPAMTLKDLNQVQTLFSEAGLDYKIELEDGRLSIVGPSDIVSSEISSILIRLLGNWVYPRRLGRVFDSAGGFIMPDTNVKAPDVSFVRAARLRQSPRYFGELVPDLVVEIKSQSDRIKLIETKVLKFIELGAIVGILIDPDEETVTIYGSTGEPTVLGNGDILTVAELFPGWELPVSELWPPIFTEEETQF, encoded by the coding sequence ATGCCAGCGATGACACTCAAAGATTTAAACCAAGTTCAAACCCTTTTTTCCGAAGCGGGTTTAGATTACAAAATTGAACTAGAAGACGGGAGACTTTCAATTGTGGGGCCATCAGACATCGTATCCAGTGAAATCAGCAGTATTTTGATTCGCTTGCTGGGTAACTGGGTTTATCCCCGTCGCTTGGGGAGAGTCTTTGACTCCGCAGGCGGTTTCATCATGCCGGATACGAATGTCAAAGCACCGGATGTTTCTTTTGTGCGGGCCGCCCGGTTGCGCCAAAGTCCGCGTTATTTTGGAGAACTTGTCCCCGATTTGGTGGTTGAGATTAAATCTCAGAGCGATCGCATTAAGCTTATAGAAACCAAGGTTTTGAAGTTTATAGAATTGGGTGCGATCGTCGGAATTCTGATCGATCCTGATGAAGAGACAGTGACTATTTATGGCTCTACAGGTGAACCGACTGTTTTAGGAAATGGCGATATTTTAACAGTAGCAGAACTTTTTCCCGGTTGGGAATTGCCCGTTTCGGAATTGTGGCCTCCTATCTTTACTGAGGAAGAAACACAATTCTGA
- a CDS encoding sugar ABC transporter substrate-binding protein, with amino-acid sequence MKRKSWQLFAVFGLVGLLLAAVVSCGKPAVNSQANNTPEIEFWTMQLQPQFTEYFNKTIAGFEAENPGVKVRWVDVPWSAMESKILGAVSAKTAPDVVNLNPDFASLLAGRNAWLDLDSRIPQQVRSTYLPNIWKAGVLDGKSFGIPWYLTTGVTIYNTDLLKKAGIAKPPATYAELATVAKQVKEKTGKFAFFVTFVPEDSAEVLQSFVQMGVPLVDAKGKAAFNTAKGKAVFQYWVDLYKDGLLPQDVLVQGHRRAIELYQAGETTLLASGPQFLKAIAENAPSIGAVSAAAPQITGETGKKTVAVMNLVVPRDSKRPDDAVKFALYVTNSQNQLAFAKAANVLPSTVEALQDDYFKSVPADAPAADRARVVSASGLSSAELLIPPLKDVKKLQKAIYDNLQAAMLDEKSVDQAVADAAKAWDQR; translated from the coding sequence ATGAAACGTAAATCTTGGCAACTGTTTGCTGTTTTTGGACTGGTGGGGCTGCTGCTGGCTGCGGTGGTGAGTTGCGGCAAGCCTGCTGTTAATTCCCAGGCAAATAATACGCCGGAAATCGAGTTCTGGACTATGCAGCTTCAACCTCAGTTTACTGAGTATTTCAACAAGACGATCGCCGGTTTTGAAGCGGAAAATCCGGGGGTGAAGGTGCGCTGGGTGGACGTTCCTTGGTCGGCGATGGAAAGCAAGATTTTGGGGGCGGTTTCGGCGAAAACTGCGCCGGATGTGGTGAACCTAAATCCCGATTTTGCTTCGCTGTTGGCGGGACGCAATGCTTGGCTGGATTTGGATTCTCGCATTCCGCAGCAAGTTCGATCGACCTATCTGCCAAATATCTGGAAAGCTGGCGTACTCGACGGCAAGAGTTTTGGCATTCCTTGGTACCTCACGACTGGGGTGACAATTTACAATACTGATTTGTTGAAGAAGGCTGGAATTGCTAAGCCTCCGGCTACCTATGCCGAGTTGGCAACTGTTGCCAAGCAGGTGAAGGAAAAGACTGGTAAGTTTGCTTTTTTTGTGACTTTTGTGCCGGAAGATTCGGCGGAAGTTTTGCAATCTTTCGTGCAGATGGGTGTGCCTTTGGTTGACGCTAAAGGCAAGGCTGCTTTTAATACTGCTAAGGGCAAAGCTGTTTTTCAGTATTGGGTAGATTTGTACAAGGACGGACTTTTGCCGCAGGATGTTTTGGTGCAGGGACATCGTAGGGCGATCGAGCTTTATCAAGCTGGGGAAACTACTTTGTTGGCTTCGGGGCCTCAGTTTTTGAAAGCGATTGCTGAGAATGCTCCGAGTATTGGTGCTGTTTCGGCTGCTGCGCCTCAAATTACGGGGGAAACCGGCAAGAAGACTGTAGCGGTGATGAATTTGGTTGTGCCCCGCGACAGCAAGCGCCCTGATGATGCTGTCAAGTTTGCTTTGTACGTGACTAATTCTCAAAATCAGTTGGCTTTTGCTAAGGCTGCTAATGTTTTGCCTTCTACGGTTGAGGCTTTGCAGGACGATTATTTTAAGAGCGTTCCTGCTGATGCTCCTGCAGCCGATCGAGCTCGGGTTGTTAGTGCTTCTGGGTTGAGTTCCGCCGAGCTATTGATTCCGCCTCTCAAGGATGTTAAGAAGCTGCAAAAGGCGATTTATGACAATTTGCAGGCGGCGATGTTGGATGAGAAGTCGGTAGACCAAGCTGTTGCTGATGCGGCTAAGGCTTGGGATCAAAGGTAG
- a CDS encoding glycosyltransferase, whose translation MVRGNYDRQKPYLRNPHINKPIAEIYADLDAFSWEIFEDQPHRFDTVSFYVLLPPLFYEGRFIKGIYFSEAVELINKLFPQLSSVFLSFTYSPGISYSWAPIADAYSSLYKNPQRDKWFRETYVDRAHKPIIPLQDTDFINEYLISPRNVPAKDIDLLAVARISEEKNLPIIAKALKVYRQKYPQKPIKLTVVTGHEFDASNLKTLDQYALQEWQQVEEILTNPSDYINLVPRVDYYSEIPTYYSRAQAFVLGSLLEGKNRGITEAMSCNVPVICFEEFNQYARGNSPVFPEGAGLYAKFDPESLADTIYTVLENQTEFKPRYQYLKHCGRKNFFNTCIDSFPYYQHNIPDYKSGDAINNLWLDLAVQQNYQVSLNSFLYGGSPLSHIRGTNAIQHNLGELTKFL comes from the coding sequence ATGGTACGCGGAAACTACGATCGACAAAAACCATATTTACGCAACCCCCACATCAACAAACCAATCGCCGAAATTTATGCAGACTTAGACGCCTTTAGCTGGGAGATATTTGAAGACCAACCCCACCGCTTCGATACCGTCAGTTTCTACGTCTTGCTTCCCCCGCTGTTTTACGAAGGCCGTTTCATTAAAGGGATATATTTCAGCGAAGCAGTCGAACTCATCAACAAACTCTTTCCCCAACTTTCTTCAGTATTTTTATCCTTCACCTATTCCCCCGGAATCTCCTACTCCTGGGCCCCCATAGCTGACGCCTACTCTAGTTTATACAAAAACCCGCAGCGGGATAAATGGTTTCGGGAAACTTATGTCGATCGCGCCCACAAACCAATTATACCCCTACAAGACACCGACTTCATCAACGAATACTTAATTTCCCCGCGCAACGTCCCCGCCAAAGACATCGACTTGCTAGCTGTGGCCCGAATTTCCGAAGAAAAAAATTTGCCAATCATAGCCAAAGCCTTAAAAGTTTACCGCCAAAAATATCCGCAAAAACCGATAAAATTAACAGTAGTCACCGGCCACGAATTTGATGCTAGCAACCTGAAAACTCTCGACCAGTACGCCTTACAAGAATGGCAACAAGTCGAGGAAATTTTAACCAATCCCTCCGACTACATTAACTTAGTGCCGAGAGTTGACTACTACAGCGAAATCCCCACATATTATTCGCGGGCGCAAGCATTCGTCCTCGGTTCCCTCCTCGAAGGAAAAAACCGGGGCATTACCGAAGCCATGAGTTGCAACGTACCAGTAATTTGTTTTGAAGAATTCAACCAATACGCCAGAGGAAACTCGCCAGTTTTCCCCGAAGGTGCCGGTCTTTACGCCAAGTTTGACCCGGAATCTCTCGCAGATACTATTTATACAGTATTGGAAAATCAAACAGAATTCAAACCGCGATATCAGTATTTAAAGCATTGCGGGCGCAAGAACTTTTTCAATACTTGTATAGACAGTTTTCCTTACTATCAGCACAACATTCCCGACTACAAGTCCGGAGATGCGATTAACAATTTGTGGCTGGATTTAGCAGTTCAGCAAAATTATCAAGTTAGCTTAAACAGCTTTTTGTACGGAGGTTCTCCCTTGTCTCATATTCGCGGGACAAATGCGATTCAGCACAATCTCGGCGAGTTAACAAAGTTTTTGTGA
- a CDS encoding IS701 family transposase, with protein sequence MKETTPSAMPPCFDRWCRRFDDVFSHQAQKTGFKHYLGGLLGESERKNLTQMSRDCIGVTYNRLHHFLTEAPWNAQQVNQRRLQVMQQCRQTHISRGFTLIIDDSGHRKSGNLTAGVGRQYIGEIGKTDNGVVVVTTHLYDGVKSLPLDVELYQHAHSLPQGKENPEFIKKPDIAIKLIDKCLERKERPAVVLIDAGYGNNSRFLQELEKRKLTYVGGLAKNRKVVCQIEPERQPEELKLSELAKRLPAEALSAITLNREKPRTVWVATITVEFSTMSGPKTVAIVMNAPTCSTATEVDYLVTNAASERATASWIVTTYSQRNWVEVFYREAKGWLGLKEYQIRGKRSLYRHLILVFCAYTFIIWHQLTGGLRRQWANQPLTTFTEALSAFRTAISYRFFGWLQENRDLFTLYKASLGFVWA encoded by the coding sequence ATGAAAGAAACAACTCCTAGCGCCATGCCACCATGCTTCGATCGATGGTGTCGTCGTTTTGACGATGTTTTTAGCCATCAAGCCCAAAAAACAGGGTTTAAGCACTATTTAGGGGGATTATTGGGAGAAAGTGAGCGAAAAAACCTGACTCAGATGTCAAGAGACTGTATAGGAGTTACATACAACCGATTGCATCATTTTTTGACAGAAGCTCCTTGGAATGCCCAGCAAGTTAACCAACGACGGTTGCAGGTGATGCAGCAGTGTAGGCAGACTCATATCAGCAGAGGGTTTACTCTGATAATAGATGATTCCGGTCACAGAAAAAGTGGCAATTTAACAGCAGGAGTTGGTCGGCAATATATTGGAGAAATCGGAAAAACAGATAATGGTGTAGTAGTGGTAACTACACACTTATATGATGGAGTGAAAAGCCTACCACTTGATGTTGAATTATATCAACACGCTCATTCGTTACCTCAAGGAAAAGAAAATCCAGAATTTATTAAAAAACCCGATATAGCCATCAAACTAATTGACAAATGCTTAGAAAGGAAAGAGCGACCAGCAGTAGTTTTAATCGATGCAGGCTATGGGAATAATAGTAGATTTTTGCAGGAGTTAGAGAAAAGGAAGTTAACCTATGTAGGAGGATTAGCCAAAAATCGAAAAGTAGTCTGTCAAATAGAACCCGAGCGACAACCCGAAGAACTCAAACTCTCAGAATTAGCAAAACGTTTACCAGCAGAGGCTTTAAGTGCTATTACACTAAATCGGGAAAAGCCCAGAACTGTGTGGGTAGCAACTATCACAGTAGAATTCTCAACCATGTCCGGGCCAAAAACAGTCGCTATCGTCATGAATGCTCCGACTTGTTCTACCGCCACAGAAGTTGATTATTTAGTGACTAACGCTGCCAGTGAGCGGGCAACAGCATCATGGATAGTAACAACTTACTCCCAACGTAATTGGGTAGAAGTGTTTTACCGTGAAGCTAAAGGATGGCTAGGGTTAAAAGAATATCAAATCCGAGGAAAGAGAAGCCTTTATCGACATTTAATATTAGTATTTTGTGCTTATACTTTTATCATTTGGCATCAGTTAACAGGAGGATTGCGTCGGCAGTGGGCTAACCAACCTTTAACAACATTTACTGAAGCTTTGTCAGCTTTTAGAACAGCTATATCTTACAGGTTTTTTGGCTGGTTGCAAGAAAACAGGGACCTATTTACTTTATATAAAGCCAGTTTGGGCTTTGTTTGGGCTTAA
- the dcm gene encoding DNA (cytosine-5-)-methyltransferase → MNIISLFSGCGGLDLGFRLAGFNPVWANEYDKSIWDTYEFNHPETILDRRDIRKINSDEIPNCIGIIGGPPCQSWSEAGAKRGIDDSRGQLFWEYIRIVRDKQPVFFLAENVSGILAPRNKEAFTYILSQFEEIGYRVSYKLLNAKNFGVPQDRQRVIVVGYRETLGFGFEFPEPGADVLTLKDAIFDLQAAPMSVKGKLDNYHDSVPNHECADLGFSSIYMSRNRVRSWSEPSFTIQASGRHAPLHPQASKMILVGKDKRIFDPNSPLPYRRLSVRECARVQTFPDEFIFKYKYIADGYKMVGNAVPVNLARVLASKIFADISAF, encoded by the coding sequence ATGAATATTATTTCTCTGTTTTCGGGTTGTGGCGGGTTGGATTTGGGTTTTCGCTTAGCTGGGTTTAATCCGGTTTGGGCGAATGAATATGATAAGTCTATTTGGGATACCTACGAGTTTAACCATCCTGAAACCATTTTAGATCGCAGAGATATCAGAAAAATTAATTCTGATGAAATTCCCAATTGTATTGGGATTATCGGCGGCCCTCCTTGTCAAAGTTGGAGTGAAGCGGGGGCGAAACGCGGAATTGATGACAGTCGGGGTCAACTTTTCTGGGAGTATATCAGAATTGTGCGCGACAAGCAGCCTGTGTTTTTTTTAGCTGAGAATGTTAGCGGAATCTTAGCTCCCAGAAACAAGGAAGCTTTCACTTATATATTATCGCAGTTTGAGGAAATCGGGTATCGGGTTTCGTACAAGTTGTTAAATGCTAAAAATTTTGGTGTTCCCCAAGATAGGCAAAGGGTGATTGTTGTTGGCTATCGGGAAACTCTGGGTTTTGGTTTTGAGTTTCCCGAACCTGGAGCCGATGTTTTGACGCTGAAAGATGCGATTTTTGATTTGCAGGCCGCCCCTATGTCAGTTAAGGGTAAATTAGATAATTATCACGATTCTGTCCCAAATCACGAATGTGCGGATTTGGGGTTTTCGAGCATTTATATGTCGCGCAATCGAGTGCGAAGTTGGTCAGAACCTTCTTTTACAATTCAGGCCAGCGGCAGACACGCACCTCTCCATCCTCAAGCTAGTAAAATGATTTTGGTTGGCAAAGATAAGCGCATTTTTGACCCTAATTCGCCTCTGCCTTACCGTCGGCTTTCTGTGCGAGAGTGCGCGAGAGTTCAGACTTTCCCGGATGAGTTTATTTTTAAGTACAAGTATATTGCTGATGGATACAAAATGGTCGGCAATGCTGTTCCTGTGAATTTAGCAAGAGTTTTGGCAAGTAAGATTTTTGCCGATATTTCTGCCTTTTGA